The following proteins are encoded in a genomic region of Vulpes vulpes isolate BD-2025 chromosome X, VulVul3, whole genome shotgun sequence:
- the ARMCX1 gene encoding armadillo repeat-containing X-linked protein 1, which yields MGRTREAGCVAAGVVIGAGACYCVYRLTWGRDESEKIWDGDDEEDDEEEESIDIVETGVKTGKGAKANAGMGTGARLQGEAKVKAEVGMELQSGSDVKAAAQVGVQSGGGLEAKAKALFNTLKEQASAKAGRGARLSTISGNRTLAPSLPCPGGRGGGCHPTRSSRVGSRASGKTKGRTRGKSTRTPATAWPVRRGKFNFPYKIDDILGASDLQKVLNILERSNDPFIQEIALVTLGNNAAYSFNQNAIRELGGLPIIAKLIKTKDPIIREKAYNALNNLSVNAENQGKIKTYISQVCDDTMICRLDSAVQMAGLRLLTNMTVTNHYQHLLSYSFPDFFALLFLGNYFTKIQIMKLIINFTENPAMTRELVSCKVPSELISLFNKEWDREILLNILTLFENINDNIKNEGLASSKKEFSRSSLFFLFKESGVCVKKIKALANHNDLVVKVKVLKVLTKL from the coding sequence ATGGGCCGTACTCGGGAAGCTGGCTGCGTGGCCGCTGGTGTGGTGATTGGGGCTGGAGCCTGCTACTGCGTGTACAGACTGACCTGGGGAAGAGACGAGAGTGAGAAAATCTGGGATGGCGATGATGAAGAAGACGACGAGGAGGAGGAATCTATTGATATTGTAGAGACTGGGGTCAAGACTGGGAAAGGAGCTAAGGCTAATGCTGGGATGGGAACTGGAGCTAGACTTCAGGGTGAAGCAAAGGTCAAGGCTGAGGTGGGCATGGAACTCCAGAGTGGTTCAGATGTAAAGGCAGCAGCCCAGGTGGGGGTCCAGAGTGGAGGTGGTCTAGAGGCCAAGGCTAAAGCCCTTTTCAACACTCTGAAGGAACAGGCAAGCGCAAAAGCTGGGAGAGGTGCCAGGTTGAGCACTATCTCTGGGAACAGGACACTTGCACCCAGTTTACCCTGCCcaggaggcagaggtggaggcTGCCATCCCACCAGGAGTTCGAGGGTTGGAAGTAGGGCAAGTGGAAAAACCAAGGGAAGAACTCGAGGTAAGAGCACCAGGACTCCAGCCACCGCATGGCCTGTTCGTAGGGGCAAGTTCAACTTTCCCTATAAGATTGACGATATTCTGGGTGCTTCTGACCTTCAAAAGGTTCTTAACATCCTGGAAAGATCAAATGATCCTTTTATTCAAGAAATAGCCTTGGTCACTCTGGGTAACAATGCCGCATATTCTTTTAACCAAAATGCTATTCGTGAATTGGGTGGTCTTCCAATTATTGCAAAACTGATAAAAACGAAAGATCCTATTATCAGGGAAAAAGCTTACAATGCCCTTAATAACTTGAGTGTGAATGCTGAAAATCAGGGAAAGATTAAGACCTACATCAGCCAAGTATGTGATGATACCATGATCTGTCGCTTGGACTCAGCTGTGCAGATGGCTGGACTACGACTGTTGACCAATATGACTGTGACTAATCATTACCAACATTTGCTTTCCTATTCTTTTCCAGACTTTTTCGCTTTGTTATTTCTGGGAAATTACTTCACCAAGATTCAGATTATGAAACTAATTATAAACTTTACTGAAAATCCAGCCATGACCAGGGAGCTGGTCAGTTGTAAAGTCCCATCAGAATTGATTTCCCTCTTTAATAAAGAATGGGACAGAGAGATTCTTCTTAACATCCTTACACTATTTGAGAATATAAATGACAACATAAAAAACGAAGGGCTCGCGTCATCTAAGAAAGAATTCAGCAGaagttcactttttttcttattcaaagaATCTGGAGTGTGTGTTAAGAAAATCAAGGCATTAGCAAATCACAATGATCTGGTGGTGAAAGTTAAAGTCCTAAAAGTATTGACCAAACTCTAA